The following proteins are encoded in a genomic region of Chryseobacterium cucumeris:
- a CDS encoding alpha/beta fold hydrolase, with protein MKTENFETVCEDGVKLKGILLIPEHPKAVIQFNCGTATRKEFYLSFLTYLAEHDFLCCLWDYRGSGDSSSCNLRSCEFTFSDYGVKDMPAIKNFLNNRFPDLPFMIVGHSAGGQQIGFMKNLENVKGMVNFAVSAGYYRNMPPYYRMKAYFYFYIFAPISVFMTGYVKAKTFGLMENLPRNVVFEWRTWLEKKDYFFDAQFYGTSVPVGHFKNYTFPIHLFWTTDDTISSQKNTETYWQHIDSKKEITFTKLVPSELGLKKIDHFGFFKKNMKDRLWANVVEKLNGFL; from the coding sequence ATGAAAACGGAAAATTTTGAAACAGTATGTGAAGACGGTGTAAAGCTTAAAGGCATTCTTCTTATTCCGGAGCATCCGAAGGCAGTGATCCAGTTTAACTGCGGCACCGCAACTAGAAAAGAATTTTATCTGTCTTTCCTCACCTATCTTGCTGAACATGATTTTCTGTGCTGTCTTTGGGACTACAGAGGAAGCGGAGATTCTTCTTCCTGCAATCTGAGATCCTGCGAGTTTACTTTTTCAGATTATGGAGTAAAAGATATGCCCGCCATCAAAAATTTTCTGAATAACAGATTTCCTGATCTTCCGTTTATGATTGTTGGGCACAGTGCCGGCGGACAGCAAATAGGATTTATGAAAAACCTGGAGAATGTAAAAGGAATGGTCAATTTTGCGGTATCAGCAGGTTATTACAGGAATATGCCGCCTTATTACAGGATGAAGGCTTATTTCTATTTTTACATTTTTGCGCCGATAAGTGTTTTCATGACTGGCTATGTGAAAGCCAAAACCTTTGGATTAATGGAAAACCTACCCAGGAATGTAGTGTTTGAATGGCGTACCTGGCTTGAAAAGAAAGATTATTTTTTCGATGCTCAATTTTATGGTACAAGTGTACCTGTAGGGCATTTCAAGAATTATACATTCCCCATTCATTTATTCTGGACTACCGATGATACTATTTCAAGCCAGAAAAACACAGAAACGTACTGGCAGCATATTGACAGTAAAAAAGAGATCACCTTCACAAAATTAGTTCCTTCGGAATTAGGATTGAAAAAAATTGATCATTTCGGTTTTTTCAAAAAAAATATGAAAGACAGGCTTTGGGCTAATGTGGTAGAAAAGTTAAACGGTTTTCTTTAA
- a CDS encoding MBL fold metallo-hydrolase, which translates to MLRQIAPEVFHIPLMPRNSINCYIIEGVLVDSGIRSSYTTIKKVLQKFPVHQHVLTHAHADHQGCSDHICAEFNIPLLCHPNEVFRTETGLVTNDYPAPQHWLAKLQQKYWAGQGHKVGQTIVENDKIGNFQVIETPGHAGGHISLFREQDGLLIIGDAATNMNLLTTVPGLRLPPNMFTTDQQRNIKSLQKLAELNPATICFGHGPVLRNTDRQFEKFVKTLKNDQG; encoded by the coding sequence ATGCTACGTCAAATTGCTCCTGAAGTATTCCATATTCCACTCATGCCGCGAAACAGTATCAATTGCTATATTATTGAAGGTGTTCTGGTAGACTCGGGAATACGAAGTTCGTACACAACCATAAAGAAAGTCCTGCAGAAATTCCCCGTCCATCAACATGTACTAACCCATGCCCATGCAGACCACCAGGGCTGCAGTGATCATATATGTGCAGAGTTCAATATACCCCTGCTCTGCCATCCCAATGAAGTTTTCAGGACTGAAACAGGTCTCGTAACCAACGACTATCCGGCTCCGCAGCATTGGCTGGCAAAGCTTCAGCAAAAATACTGGGCAGGTCAGGGACATAAAGTAGGGCAGACCATCGTTGAAAACGATAAAATCGGAAATTTTCAGGTAATAGAAACCCCAGGACATGCGGGAGGTCATATTTCCTTGTTCCGTGAGCAGGATGGATTACTGATCATTGGGGATGCCGCTACCAATATGAACCTGCTTACGACAGTGCCGGGACTTCGGCTTCCTCCCAATATGTTCACCACAGATCAGCAGCGCAATATCAAATCGCTTCAGAAACTGGCAGAATTGAATCCGGCTACTATCTGCTTTGGCCACGGACCGGTCTTACGAAATACAGATCGACAGTTTGAGAAATTTGTAAAGACTTTAAAAAATGATCAGGGTTAA
- a CDS encoding Crp/Fnr family transcriptional regulator, translating into MTNIFENYLSSTGGLSPDEVNFSSQFFKPVHLKKGDFFIHEDEICRYIGFIASGAVKAYATDQEGKENITCFKFENEFVTSFPGFIAQEKSGKSFRALEDSIIYRISYPDYQQLLEKVAALNGVIKSVIEQEYIQKERYLLNYNNKSAVDKYRHVLFDEPMLVKRISTQDLASYLGITQRSLTRAKGQIHRPGIL; encoded by the coding sequence ATGACTAATATATTTGAAAATTATCTGTCCTCAACAGGAGGGTTATCACCCGATGAAGTCAACTTTTCTTCACAGTTCTTCAAACCGGTTCACTTAAAAAAAGGTGATTTTTTTATTCATGAAGATGAAATCTGCCGTTATATCGGATTTATTGCCAGTGGCGCTGTAAAAGCATATGCTACCGATCAAGAAGGTAAGGAAAATATAACCTGCTTCAAGTTTGAAAATGAATTTGTCACCTCATTTCCCGGGTTTATAGCGCAGGAGAAATCCGGAAAAAGCTTCAGGGCTTTAGAAGACAGCATAATCTATAGAATAAGTTATCCAGACTATCAGCAGCTGCTGGAAAAGGTGGCTGCTCTGAACGGAGTTATAAAATCGGTGATTGAACAGGAGTATATTCAAAAGGAACGTTATCTTCTGAATTACAATAATAAATCCGCTGTAGACAAATACCGTCATGTCTTATTTGATGAACCGATGCTCGTAAAACGGATATCGACACAGGATCTGGCTTCATATCTTGGAATCACACAGCGATCGCTTACCAGGGCGAAGGGACAAATCCACAGACCCGGCATATTATAG